A part of Paenibacillus sp. 481 genomic DNA contains:
- a CDS encoding RsmB/NOP family class I SAM-dependent RNA methyltransferase, producing MKKLPTLFLEAMQSRLEDQFDAFLASYEYTPYAGLRVNTLKWSVDEFQARSPFELRPIPWTTDGFYVEADVRPGKHPYYHAGCYYIQEPSAMAPVELLDVQPNDRVLDLCAAPGGKSVQIAARLGKRGVLVTNDLHPDRTKALVKNMELYGVRNAVVLNERPERIAEAFPQFFDKVLVDAPCSGEGMFRKDPDMVKSWEREPVLTYAAMQADILRSAGAMVAPGGRLVYSTCTFAPEENEVSIARFLTEHPEFRVVPMEARHGFAHGRPDWASATAAEHGFAVSAEAVAATAGTLRLWPHLLEGEGHYVAVLERAGVANVADATNVAHVARVADGVDVADGTHGTDGAYGTHGTGSTDGTDDTARTHGTDGTDGIDGAKYRDTMGAHHEALRSSPKRASEREAEGQRLRKKGFKGTDKDRGSGNRNSNSNSNSNSNGYSNANGGKKGGNNSPKRNGAGSARASSSNGNTSLPPKKGLVAPIGEQLDIYAQFCREHFVAAPAQLNAAIGPYVYDCPLPLTMLQGLRVARPGLFLGTCKGERFEPAHALALAITAEEAARVLPYSLDADEIKRYLRGETLTPNEEQLQLQAGTSAKGYVLVTVDGLPLGFAKWAGGILKNEYPAAWRWT from the coding sequence ATGAAGAAGTTGCCGACATTGTTTCTTGAGGCGATGCAGTCTCGTCTAGAGGATCAATTTGATGCCTTCTTGGCAAGTTATGAATATACGCCCTATGCGGGCTTGAGAGTTAATACATTGAAGTGGAGCGTAGATGAGTTCCAAGCGCGGTCGCCGTTTGAGCTGCGGCCGATCCCTTGGACGACGGACGGCTTCTATGTGGAGGCCGATGTGCGTCCTGGCAAGCATCCGTATTATCATGCGGGCTGCTACTATATTCAGGAGCCGAGTGCGATGGCCCCGGTGGAACTGCTTGATGTGCAGCCCAATGACCGCGTGCTCGACCTATGTGCGGCACCAGGCGGCAAGTCGGTGCAGATTGCGGCCCGCTTAGGGAAGCGCGGGGTGCTAGTGACGAACGACCTTCATCCCGATCGGACGAAGGCGCTCGTCAAAAATATGGAGCTGTACGGTGTGCGTAACGCCGTTGTGCTTAATGAGCGTCCGGAGCGGATTGCGGAGGCGTTTCCGCAGTTTTTTGACAAGGTGCTCGTAGATGCGCCTTGCTCAGGGGAAGGCATGTTCCGCAAAGACCCGGATATGGTCAAGTCATGGGAACGTGAGCCTGTGTTGACGTATGCCGCGATGCAGGCTGATATTTTGCGGAGCGCAGGGGCGATGGTGGCGCCAGGCGGGCGACTTGTCTATTCGACGTGTACGTTTGCGCCGGAGGAGAACGAGGTGTCGATTGCTCGCTTCCTCACCGAGCATCCGGAGTTTCGGGTCGTGCCGATGGAAGCACGGCACGGCTTTGCACACGGCCGCCCAGATTGGGCGAGCGCTACCGCTGCGGAACACGGTTTTGCTGTGTCAGCGGAAGCGGTAGCTGCGACGGCAGGCACACTGCGCTTGTGGCCGCATTTGCTTGAGGGCGAAGGGCATTATGTGGCTGTGCTGGAGCGGGCTGGTGTTGCTAATGTAGCTGATGCTACTAATGTAGCTCATGTTGCACGTGTTGCTGACGGCGTTGACGTGGCTGACGGAACTCATGGTACTGATGGTGCTTACGGAACTCATGGTACTGGTAGTACTGATGGTACTGATGATACTGCTCGTACTCATGGCACTGACGGCACTGACGGAATTGACGGTGCTAAGTATCGCGATACGATGGGGGCTCATCATGAAGCGCTCCGTAGCTCGCCTAAACGAGCTAGTGAACGTGAAGCAGAAGGCCAGCGACTACGCAAAAAGGGCTTTAAAGGCACGGACAAGGATAGGGGCAGCGGTAACCGCAACAGTAACAGTAACAGTAACAGTAACAGCAATGGCTACAGCAATGCTAACGGTGGCAAAAAAGGCGGCAATAATAGCCCTAAACGAAATGGCGCTGGCTCTGCTCGTGCTAGTTCCAGCAATGGGAACACGTCGCTGCCTCCTAAGAAGGGACTAGTCGCGCCAATTGGGGAGCAGCTTGACATATATGCGCAATTTTGTCGTGAGCATTTCGTTGCTGCTCCTGCTCAACTTAATGCAGCGATCGGGCCATACGTATATGACTGCCCGTTGCCGTTAACGATGCTACAAGGTCTAAGGGTAGCACGTCCAGGCTTGTTCCTCGGCACATGCAAAGGGGAACGCTTTGAGCCCGCACATGCCTTAGCGCTTGCCATCACAGCAGAGGAAGCGGCGCGAGTGCTTCCTTACTCGCTAGATGCCGACGAGATTAAGCGTTATTTGCGGGGCGAAACATTAACCCCTAACGAAGAACAATTGCAGTTGCAAGCAGGTACTTCCGCTAAAGGCTACGTACTTGTGACGGTTGATGGTCTTCCGTTAGGATTTGCCAAATGGGCCGGAGGCATATTGAAGAACGAATACCCTGCGGCATGGAGGTGGACATAA
- a CDS encoding pseudouridine synthase codes for MAKKIRLDKLLGHMGCGSRSDIKKWAKAGLVTVNGVVIKDNGFQVDHEVDEVRLDGNVIAYREYVYIMLHKPPGVISATEDSRDQTVVDLLPDELRAFDPFPVGRLDKDTEGLLLLTNDGKLSHELLSPRKHVPKTYYAVVRGEVTAEDGQAFATGVTLDDGYVTKPAQLVILEHLCGSEELHSRIELTITEGKFHQVKRMFASVGKQVTYLKRLTMGTLRLDEQLPIGAWRELTVEELEQLRGSRE; via the coding sequence ATGGCTAAAAAAATAAGGCTCGACAAACTGCTCGGACATATGGGCTGCGGCTCGCGATCGGATATTAAAAAGTGGGCGAAAGCTGGTTTGGTTACAGTTAACGGAGTCGTCATTAAAGATAACGGCTTTCAAGTTGACCACGAAGTTGATGAAGTGCGGTTAGATGGCAACGTTATTGCTTACCGTGAATATGTGTACATTATGTTGCACAAGCCGCCAGGTGTCATATCGGCAACAGAAGATTCACGAGATCAGACCGTTGTGGATTTGCTGCCTGATGAGCTGCGTGCATTTGATCCGTTCCCAGTAGGTCGATTAGATAAGGATACAGAAGGTTTACTGCTGCTGACGAATGACGGCAAGCTCTCTCATGAACTGCTTTCTCCACGTAAGCACGTTCCGAAGACGTATTATGCTGTTGTCCGAGGTGAAGTAACAGCAGAAGATGGACAAGCGTTCGCTACAGGTGTGACGCTGGATGATGGCTATGTAACGAAGCCCGCACAGCTTGTAATTTTGGAACATTTATGTGGCAGTGAAGAACTGCATTCCCGGATTGAGCTAACGATAACCGAAGGGAAATTCCATCAGGTGAAGCGGATGTTTGCTAGTGTTGGCAAGCAAGTAACGTACTTAAAACGGCTGACCATGGGTACATTACGTTTGGACGAGCAGCTTCCAATTGGAGCTTGGCGCGAACTAACGGTAGAGGAACTGGAACAGCTTCGCGGTAGTCGTGAGTAG
- a CDS encoding Cof-type HAD-IIB family hydrolase, with protein MNYRMVALDMDGTLLHDDHSLSARNAETIREIAARGVEIVLCTGRSPDSTLPYLEQLGLEGTVITHNGASTVSSVGRELIHRYEMPHASLEPYIAYCREHDVLFDVNTTFVLYVDQLDKLPEDALHMYKEFLITPQQFPGWGGMDDNPVKLTLGGQKEEMDKVEQDLNLWTHELQYVRSGDYFIDIMHPEATKGNALKQLAAQRGIPREQILAIGNYFNDVTMLQFAGMGIAMDNSPLEVKAAAQDVTLSNNDDGVHAALVKYCLS; from the coding sequence ATGAACTATCGTATGGTAGCACTTGATATGGATGGAACACTTTTGCACGATGACCATTCGTTATCTGCGCGTAACGCGGAGACGATTCGAGAAATCGCTGCTCGTGGAGTAGAGATTGTGCTTTGTACAGGCCGCAGCCCAGATAGCACATTACCTTACTTAGAGCAGCTTGGGCTAGAAGGGACTGTTATTACACATAACGGGGCTTCTACGGTATCCTCCGTTGGACGTGAATTGATACATCGTTACGAAATGCCACATGCAAGCTTGGAACCATACATTGCCTATTGTCGTGAACATGATGTTCTGTTTGACGTGAACACGACGTTTGTACTTTATGTTGACCAACTGGATAAGCTTCCGGAAGATGCACTCCATATGTACAAAGAATTCCTAATTACGCCACAGCAATTTCCAGGCTGGGGCGGGATGGATGATAATCCCGTGAAGTTGACGCTTGGCGGTCAAAAAGAAGAGATGGACAAGGTTGAGCAAGATTTGAATTTATGGACACACGAGCTGCAATACGTGCGCTCCGGCGATTATTTTATTGACATCATGCATCCAGAAGCGACGAAAGGCAACGCCTTGAAGCAGTTGGCAGCGCAACGCGGTATTCCACGCGAGCAAATCTTAGCAATTGGCAACTATTTTAACGATGTTACAATGTTACAATTTGCAGGCATGGGCATTGCCATGGACAATTCTCCACTTGAAGTCAAAGCAGCAGCCCAAGATGTTACGCTTTCGAACAACGATGACGGCGTTCATGCTGCGCTAGTAAAATACTGCCTATCTTAG
- a CDS encoding RsmB/NOP family class I SAM-dependent RNA methyltransferase, whose amino-acid sequence MTQNRSHLPESYIQQMTEMLGEEANAFLQSYNEPRTFGLRVHPLKWEQRTAARERIMQPFQLTPVPWCEEGYYYDESTRPGKHPYHAAGLYYIQEPSAMSAVALLDPQPGETILDLAAAPGGKSTQIAGRMRGQGVLVSNEIHPQRAKILAENIERMGIANAIVTSADPHDLAARFPLTFDRIMLDAPCSGEGMFRKDEGAISEWSPQHVTMCATRQWDIIQAAVTMLRVGGTIAYSTCTFNLEENEQIIERWLSTYPHFRLVKTERIWPQHHQGEGHFVAVLRKEEAALHEVDANDSSGSSSIASTSDARYMADGQVTSHLAGHSQDRRLGQHQDQRQEQRKEQRQGRGKRSGGYGGPLKKHNAKQHAAQSSAKTALADFQQWAKEALPGFSLPALGTPVQFGEELYWLPLSATAATLQDEHSLAGLRVLRPGLHLAHIRKNRIEPAHALALACYADRTASSIVNLSLDRDEQAVHAYLRGETLPVPAEATVSKGWTLVTVDGLPLGWAKAVDGILKNHLPKGLRQ is encoded by the coding sequence ATGACACAGAACCGCTCTCATTTGCCCGAAAGTTATATTCAGCAAATGACAGAAATGCTTGGCGAAGAAGCAAACGCCTTCCTGCAAAGCTATAATGAACCGCGCACATTCGGCTTGCGCGTACACCCTTTAAAATGGGAGCAGCGTACAGCAGCACGCGAGCGCATCATGCAACCATTTCAACTTACACCTGTACCATGGTGTGAAGAAGGCTATTACTACGATGAATCGACACGGCCAGGCAAGCACCCTTATCACGCCGCAGGCCTATACTATATTCAAGAACCTTCGGCCATGTCTGCGGTCGCGCTGTTGGACCCGCAGCCTGGCGAAACGATTCTTGACCTTGCAGCCGCACCAGGCGGGAAGTCTACTCAGATTGCTGGCAGAATGCGTGGACAAGGTGTGCTTGTTAGCAACGAAATTCATCCGCAGCGTGCCAAGATACTAGCTGAGAACATTGAGCGTATGGGCATTGCGAACGCCATTGTAACGAGCGCTGACCCGCACGACTTAGCAGCACGTTTTCCGCTGACGTTTGACCGCATTATGCTGGATGCCCCATGCTCAGGCGAAGGCATGTTCCGCAAAGATGAGGGTGCGATCTCAGAATGGTCGCCGCAGCATGTAACGATGTGTGCAACGAGACAATGGGACATTATTCAAGCCGCAGTCACGATGCTGCGGGTAGGTGGTACGATTGCTTATTCCACTTGCACATTCAACTTGGAAGAAAATGAGCAAATCATCGAGCGCTGGTTGAGTACGTATCCTCATTTCCGTCTTGTGAAGACGGAGCGCATCTGGCCGCAGCATCATCAGGGCGAGGGCCATTTCGTAGCCGTGCTTCGCAAGGAAGAAGCAGCGCTTCATGAGGTCGATGCGAATGACAGCTCTGGAAGCTCGTCCATTGCAAGCACATCAGATGCACGGTATATGGCCGATGGCCAAGTAACTAGCCATTTAGCTGGCCATTCACAAGATCGACGCCTAGGACAGCATCAAGACCAGCGTCAGGAACAGCGGAAAGAACAACGTCAAGGACGTGGCAAGCGGTCTGGTGGATACGGTGGCCCCCTAAAGAAGCATAATGCTAAGCAGCATGCTGCTCAATCGTCTGCCAAAACTGCGCTCGCAGATTTTCAACAGTGGGCTAAGGAGGCATTGCCAGGCTTTAGTCTGCCTGCACTCGGCACGCCCGTCCAATTTGGGGAGGAGCTGTATTGGCTTCCCCTTTCGGCAACGGCTGCAACGTTGCAAGATGAGCATTCGCTTGCAGGATTGCGCGTACTGCGACCAGGCTTGCATTTGGCGCATATACGCAAGAACCGCATTGAGCCTGCTCATGCCTTGGCGCTGGCTTGCTATGCTGACCGCACCGCAAGCTCGATCGTCAATTTGTCACTTGACCGTGACGAGCAAGCCGTGCATGCGTACTTGCGTGGCGAAACGCTGCCCGTACCCGCTGAGGCAACCGTTTCTAAAGGGTGGACACTTGTCACGGTTGACGGTTTACCCCTCGGTTGGGCCAAAGCGGTTGATGGCATATTGAAAAATCATTTACCTAAAGGTTTACGTCAATAG